A genomic segment from Bradyrhizobium diazoefficiens USDA 110 encodes:
- the cbbX gene encoding CbbX protein, translating into MLDVPHATTAEGGETNFDLRKEAEAAGITDTLQQLEQELVGLRPVKNRVRQIASLLLIERIRQRAGLASAPPTLHMSFTGNPGTGKTTVALRMAKILHGLGFVRRGQVISVTRDDLVGQYIGHTAPKTKEILKKAMGGVLFIDEAYYLHRPDNERDYGQEAIEILLQVMENQREDLVVILAGYGERMTSFFASNPGFRSRIAHHVEFPDYAEAELLVIAELMLKERGYRFSATAREAFERYIALRRTQPFFSNARSIRNAVDRMRLRQADRLVCDLDRVLDISDLETIDPVDVLASRVFSGGADVRSAKP; encoded by the coding sequence ATGCTTGACGTGCCCCATGCTACGACCGCCGAAGGCGGCGAGACCAATTTCGATCTCCGCAAGGAAGCCGAAGCGGCCGGGATTACGGATACGCTGCAGCAGCTCGAGCAGGAGCTGGTCGGCCTCCGGCCGGTCAAGAACCGTGTGCGCCAGATCGCTTCGCTTCTGCTGATCGAGCGCATCCGGCAGCGTGCGGGCCTCGCCTCCGCACCGCCGACGCTGCACATGTCGTTCACCGGCAATCCCGGCACCGGCAAGACCACCGTGGCGCTGCGCATGGCGAAGATCCTGCACGGGCTCGGTTTCGTGCGGCGCGGTCAGGTGATCTCCGTGACGCGTGACGATCTCGTCGGCCAGTATATCGGCCACACTGCGCCGAAGACGAAGGAGATCTTGAAGAAGGCGATGGGCGGCGTGCTGTTCATCGACGAGGCCTATTATCTGCACCGGCCGGACAATGAGCGCGACTACGGTCAGGAGGCGATCGAGATCCTGCTTCAGGTGATGGAGAACCAGCGCGAGGATCTCGTCGTGATCCTCGCCGGCTATGGCGAGCGAATGACCAGCTTCTTCGCCTCCAATCCCGGCTTCCGTTCGCGCATCGCCCACCACGTCGAGTTTCCGGACTATGCGGAAGCCGAGCTGCTCGTCATTGCCGAGCTGATGCTGAAGGAGCGCGGCTATCGCTTCTCGGCGACCGCGCGCGAGGCCTTTGAGAGATACATCGCGCTGCGGCGGACCCAGCCGTTCTTCTCCAACGCCCGCTCGATCCGCAATGCCGTCGATCGCATGCGGTTGCGGCAGGCCGATCGCCTGGTGTGCGATCTCGACCGGGTGCTCGACATTTCCGACCTCGAAACCATCGACCCCGTGGACGTGCTGGCGAGCCGCGTCTTCAGCGGCGGGGCCGACGTGCGGAGTGCAAAGCCATGA
- a CDS encoding putative bifunctional diguanylate cyclase/phosphodiesterase: MSMHRLFAEQLRCATGATGQVDVVKLGELVSAAYEANERDRHRVIDASAHTHDEVEQDLLRTREFLDTIVENIPIAVFAKCAKDSRYILLNRAGEDYYGLPREQMLGRTPEEIFPADVARVVNEQDRRVVDTGEPMFLEGHLLEVGVNGHDRVVNSRKLLIRDGNGTPQYVVGVIEDVTEQLASQARISHLAHHDALTDLPNRSAFNAELDERLELAQEALTSFAVLSLDLDRFKEVNDVFGHPVGDMLMRAAADRLAAEADGAFVARIGGDEFMILMPDNARREDMLTLAERLVEVIGKELEIDDYLSQVGVSVGIAVYPDDGVDAATLLANADSALYRAKREGRARVRFFESETDQELRDRRLLQHDLRQALEQNQFLVHFQPQARMDGEVIGFEALLRWNHPTRGFVPPDRFIPLAEENGLIVQIGEWVLREACREAASWPRPLQVAVNLSPVQVQAGDLERSIHQILLETGLAPTRLEVEITEGVLIGDFTRALNLLRRLKALGIRIAMDDFGTGYSSLSYLQSFPFDKIKIDRSFISNLEATPQSAEIVRAVLSLAHALNIPVIAEGVETEAQRAFLAREACEEMQGYLVGRPDLIERYLDLVGVTVERRLYA; encoded by the coding sequence ATGAGCATGCATCGCTTGTTCGCCGAGCAGCTTCGCTGTGCCACCGGAGCGACCGGACAGGTCGATGTCGTCAAGCTGGGCGAGCTCGTCAGTGCGGCCTATGAGGCGAACGAACGCGACCGCCACCGGGTCATCGACGCAAGTGCGCACACGCACGATGAGGTCGAGCAAGATCTGCTGCGGACCCGGGAGTTCCTCGACACCATCGTCGAAAACATCCCGATTGCCGTGTTTGCGAAATGCGCGAAGGATTCCCGCTACATCCTGCTCAACCGTGCCGGCGAGGACTATTACGGCCTGCCGCGTGAGCAGATGCTGGGGAGGACGCCCGAAGAGATTTTCCCGGCCGACGTCGCCCGCGTCGTCAACGAGCAGGATCGCCGGGTCGTGGACACCGGCGAGCCGATGTTCCTGGAGGGGCATCTGCTCGAAGTTGGTGTCAACGGTCACGATCGCGTCGTCAATTCACGCAAGCTGTTGATCAGGGATGGGAACGGTACGCCTCAATACGTGGTCGGTGTGATCGAGGACGTCACCGAGCAGCTCGCGAGCCAGGCACGCATCAGTCATCTTGCCCATCATGATGCCTTGACCGACTTGCCGAACCGCAGCGCCTTCAACGCGGAGCTGGACGAACGGCTGGAGCTGGCGCAGGAGGCGTTGACCAGTTTTGCGGTGCTCAGCCTCGATCTCGATCGCTTCAAGGAGGTCAACGACGTGTTCGGCCATCCCGTCGGCGACATGCTGATGCGGGCGGCGGCGGATCGCCTTGCCGCGGAAGCCGACGGCGCTTTCGTCGCCCGCATCGGCGGCGACGAGTTCATGATCCTGATGCCGGACAACGCCCGCCGCGAGGATATGCTGACGCTCGCCGAGCGCCTGGTCGAGGTCATAGGCAAGGAGCTCGAGATCGACGACTATCTCTCCCAGGTCGGCGTCAGCGTCGGCATCGCCGTTTATCCCGATGACGGCGTGGATGCCGCGACGCTGCTCGCCAACGCCGATTCCGCGCTCTATCGCGCCAAGCGCGAGGGCAGGGCCAGGGTCCGCTTCTTCGAATCCGAGACGGACCAGGAACTGCGCGATCGCAGGCTGTTGCAGCACGATCTGCGTCAGGCGCTGGAGCAGAACCAGTTCCTCGTCCACTTCCAGCCGCAGGCGCGAATGGATGGCGAGGTCATCGGCTTCGAGGCGCTGCTGCGCTGGAATCACCCGACGCGGGGCTTCGTGCCGCCGGACCGGTTCATTCCGCTCGCCGAGGAGAACGGGCTGATCGTCCAGATCGGCGAATGGGTTCTGCGCGAGGCTTGCCGCGAGGCGGCATCCTGGCCGCGGCCCCTGCAGGTCGCGGTCAATTTGTCACCGGTCCAGGTCCAGGCCGGCGACCTCGAGCGCTCGATCCACCAGATCCTGCTGGAGACGGGGCTTGCGCCGACGCGGCTCGAGGTCGAGATCACCGAGGGCGTGCTGATCGGCGATTTTACCCGCGCGCTCAACCTGCTGCGGCGGTTGAAGGCTCTCGGCATCCGCATTGCGATGGACGATTTCGGCACCGGCTACTCCTCGCTGTCCTATCTCCAGTCGTTTCCGTTCGACAAGATCAAGATCGATCGCAGCTTCATCTCCAACCTCGAGGCGACGCCGCAATCGGCCGAGATCGTCCGCGCGGTCCTGAGCCTCGCGCACGCGCTGAATATTCCGGTCATCGCTGAAGGGGTGGAGACGGAGGCGCAGCGCGCCTTCCTGGCGCGCGAGGCCTGCGAGGAGATGCAGGGCTATCTCGTCGGCCGTCCCGACCTGATCGAACGCTATCTCGACCTGGTCGGCGTGACCGTGGAACGCCGCCTCTACGCCTAG
- the rpe gene encoding ribulose-phosphate 3-epimerase: MTSEILIAPSILAADFARLGEEIAAIDAAGADWIHCDVMDGHFVPNISFGADVIKAIRPVTKKVFDVHLMIAPVDPYLDAFAKAGADVITVHAEAGPHLDRTLQAVRALGKKAGVSLCPATSEGAIEYVLDRIDLVLVMTVNPGFGGQSFLESQLEKIKRIRTVIGDRPIRLEVDGGITRENAAAVAAAGADTLVAGSAVFRGKSSADYAGNIAAIRVAAEAGRVSKLQDISVQPMRAGESARLR, from the coding sequence ATGACCAGCGAGATTCTTATCGCCCCCTCAATCCTGGCTGCAGACTTCGCCCGTCTCGGCGAGGAGATCGCGGCCATCGACGCGGCCGGCGCCGACTGGATCCATTGCGATGTCATGGACGGACATTTCGTCCCGAACATCAGCTTCGGCGCCGACGTCATCAAGGCGATCCGGCCGGTGACGAAGAAGGTCTTCGACGTGCATCTCATGATCGCGCCGGTCGATCCTTATCTCGATGCGTTCGCGAAGGCCGGGGCCGATGTCATCACCGTTCATGCCGAAGCGGGCCCGCATCTCGACCGCACACTGCAGGCGGTCCGTGCGCTCGGGAAAAAGGCCGGCGTCAGCCTGTGCCCGGCGACATCGGAAGGCGCGATCGAATACGTGCTCGACCGTATCGATCTGGTGTTGGTGATGACGGTCAATCCGGGCTTTGGCGGCCAGTCCTTCCTCGAGTCCCAGCTTGAAAAGATCAAGCGCATTCGAACCGTGATCGGCGACCGGCCGATCCGGCTCGAGGTCGATGGCGGCATCACGCGCGAGAACGCAGCTGCTGTAGCCGCCGCGGGTGCCGATACGCTCGTAGCTGGTTCCGCGGTGTTCCGCGGCAAGAGCAGCGCCGACTACGCCGGCAACATCGCGGCCATTCGCGTCGCCGCCGAGGCCGGCCGGGTTTCGAAGCTGCAGGATATTTCGGTGCAGCCGATGCGCGCCGGCGAAAGCGCGCGCCTCCGGTAG